The Kordia sp. SMS9 genome window below encodes:
- a CDS encoding T9SS type A sorting domain-containing protein: protein MNTLITTKNFKLIVCILYLLPQIGFNQNTTDIPPLSVNQYSELNQIRKINDPTTLKKFQDIKRGVARLCYNDSDFNCVNGFLVNNTNNLHDGNQQIKELFFITENLNHVNSGDKKVYLSFDFELPGTDANQNDLNTFTINRMYEVEVSEIIETNRNVKLYKITFDDAEQGDTNAFYNTYVLGWDIGDNSIKDQYLSNISHYSSGLGNARSSYKSIFQNYDGANINNVRLSEGNFLINQADYENLNGNLASLYNILGSPLLNEEGNAVAYANVFPHRYNTIKERWLSYYERTNPLQRTYRPNFIDGLEFDIQHKTWLNKVRGGFLHDLIPNPVDASYDLTINGAESEVITLVSTDFFPFDPRASHLNKYNLIEEYYGDGINAGPGNASQSDVLLYVTPNNDTDIVLYGKQLFPELPLGFVNGTKPFQGKPWFIGQNPYNLPNFPTRKLSILDFTRDTDKIKSNLLDYLRKTNTGGIELLSNFDFPATIHLRTKSTSPTASIRGIRLPHKLPVNAKELFEDGAYNDLWQSYKYKESKYSTQIGNDHLHIESVEINTWDQPENIRTQIQNDPQHPLYPINPIYSKKITTGDNGGYLNLDNLVYKFQTNASLELINDSGLPNDVDSKDFFIEIIITLKKNFNGEVSARAWIDFFNREETVGKKEETVGTETEYTYNFVNDPIAHPIEKIGESQNLYNVEDFNVIRINEKIPAFGIDENSSKLGKKRLRISVKRGATYPEQDSFNENTLGEVEDYLIDVQLEENPNVNDELIARATLNVYAKIYQKGSTGAQEQQSDTDPNCTAGSSAALDALLYDDNGQEDNLGIQRTCSEWVGPCATGGNCSSLYNVDTNAIGDEVINLDGLHYANLDTENIYTTGDFTQGFSVYAKFSPSNPLRTATTQYLYAMGNLDGSSINDGWGLRFIPDNENPAIELVVNANAVVQTYKIPLADWLLTNPNIWIECLVVKNNNKLVALVKNNSTNQLKRESITLYNKAMSISAPTTLGGVAWSTYDNFNGKIDQFIFWDTPLNERDQDIFMDVENTISPTGAEICEAIADKTLISIQNTSADRYDVETPPVGADPNSPPTNPNAHDLALQNGEYVPQGANSWEGYYINSLFQDNNPIEGENEVTILQVPKPYMMSRAYTSLGGSSFPNPEGGDDDDDFDNDPANNYAPLIPQPSDNLGFDPQNPNTWNYWAELDKLNSEIQQLIREWRKVSSTAGVNFIITANDNDRQIFKSFANHINTFSGALNIVRGEEKISDYLYLLYSWDQEYGILNNIPQVNVYRTLLRYVINYHSFFDQLADCYQQGECEIDLTDNLTTIALDWFGVIVPDTVIKRVINTVFTLTGLPDVGKVAVIYQSKGSNNEVTVGVKHDGSLYFETKLNNVVRDIQSVMKIPLNKEVEITTTFNDGMMTASIGGIPIQDTAIHPEESINYTNFTEDGNGSCVGGPCNTTTTTLVDADVKINRIFVLNETLSQLEKLNITNCTLTNSNAPNSSRDSDNQTVKIDTEQDATEDTKVQTVFALFPNPVKEELNIMLEVQQEGLMEVEIFDMTGRKVYTQSWSEIDKGHHLITLRQLNLSDGSYIVKIKAGDINRTEQIIIKR, encoded by the coding sequence ATGAATACACTTATAACCACCAAAAACTTTAAACTAATAGTATGTATTCTTTATCTACTACCTCAAATTGGGTTTAACCAAAATACAACAGATATTCCTCCACTTTCTGTGAATCAGTACAGTGAGTTGAATCAAATTAGAAAAATAAACGATCCTACTACGTTAAAAAAATTTCAAGACATAAAACGTGGTGTAGCTAGGCTGTGTTATAATGATTCCGATTTTAATTGTGTCAATGGATTTTTAGTGAACAACACAAATAATTTGCATGATGGTAATCAACAGATTAAAGAATTATTTTTTATAACTGAAAACCTTAACCATGTAAACTCTGGAGATAAAAAAGTTTATTTATCATTTGACTTTGAGCTGCCAGGTACCGATGCTAACCAAAATGATCTTAATACATTTACGATCAATAGAATGTATGAAGTTGAGGTAAGTGAAATTATTGAAACGAATAGAAATGTCAAATTATATAAAATTACTTTTGACGATGCAGAACAAGGAGATACCAATGCTTTTTATAACACGTATGTACTTGGCTGGGACATAGGAGACAATTCAATAAAAGATCAATATCTTTCAAATATATCTCACTACTCATCGGGCTTAGGGAATGCCAGAAGTTCTTACAAAAGTATATTCCAAAACTATGATGGAGCAAATATTAATAATGTTAGACTTAGTGAAGGTAATTTCTTAATCAATCAAGCTGATTATGAAAATCTTAATGGAAATCTTGCTAGTTTATATAATATACTTGGTTCACCCTTATTAAATGAAGAAGGGAATGCTGTCGCTTATGCGAATGTGTTTCCGCACAGGTATAACACCATAAAAGAAAGATGGTTATCCTATTACGAAAGAACCAATCCTCTCCAAAGAACATATCGTCCAAATTTTATAGATGGTTTAGAATTTGATATTCAACATAAAACTTGGCTAAATAAAGTGAGAGGTGGCTTTTTACATGATTTAATTCCCAATCCTGTAGATGCTAGTTATGATCTAACCATAAATGGTGCTGAATCAGAGGTCATAACTTTAGTGTCGACAGATTTTTTCCCTTTTGATCCTAGAGCCTCACACTTGAATAAATACAATTTAATTGAAGAATATTATGGAGATGGTATTAATGCAGGACCTGGCAATGCAAGTCAAAGTGATGTATTACTCTATGTGACACCAAATAATGATACCGATATAGTATTGTATGGCAAACAGCTCTTTCCTGAATTGCCTTTAGGATTTGTCAATGGAACCAAACCATTTCAAGGGAAACCCTGGTTTATAGGCCAAAATCCTTACAACCTACCCAATTTTCCAACTAGAAAACTTAGTATTCTTGATTTTACTAGAGATACCGATAAAATTAAGAGTAATCTATTAGACTATTTAAGAAAAACCAATACAGGTGGCATTGAACTGCTAAGTAATTTTGATTTTCCCGCTACCATACATTTAAGAACAAAATCAACTAGCCCAACAGCTTCTATCCGTGGAATACGATTGCCTCATAAACTCCCCGTAAATGCCAAAGAGTTATTTGAAGATGGAGCGTATAATGATTTATGGCAATCCTATAAATATAAAGAAAGTAAATACAGTACCCAAATCGGTAATGACCACTTGCACATAGAAAGTGTAGAAATAAACACATGGGACCAACCAGAAAATATTAGAACTCAAATACAAAATGATCCACAACACCCTTTATATCCAATCAATCCTATTTATTCTAAAAAAATCACCACAGGAGATAATGGTGGCTATCTTAATTTAGATAACTTAGTCTATAAGTTTCAGACAAATGCAAGTTTAGAATTAATAAATGATTCTGGACTTCCAAATGATGTAGATTCAAAAGACTTCTTCATAGAAATAATAATAACACTCAAAAAGAATTTTAACGGTGAAGTATCTGCCCGTGCTTGGATTGACTTTTTTAATAGAGAAGAGACAGTAGGAAAAAAAGAAGAGACAGTTGGGACTGAAACAGAGTATACGTATAATTTTGTAAATGATCCAATAGCACATCCAATTGAAAAGATTGGAGAATCTCAAAATTTATACAATGTTGAGGATTTTAATGTCATCAGAATTAATGAAAAAATACCAGCATTTGGTATTGATGAAAATAGTTCGAAATTAGGAAAAAAGCGCTTGCGTATATCGGTAAAACGAGGTGCAACATACCCTGAACAAGATTCTTTTAATGAAAATACTTTAGGCGAGGTAGAAGACTATTTAATTGATGTGCAATTAGAGGAAAACCCTAATGTAAATGATGAATTGATTGCAAGAGCAACATTAAATGTATATGCAAAAATATATCAAAAAGGTTCTACAGGAGCACAAGAGCAACAAAGTGATACCGACCCCAATTGTACAGCAGGTAGTAGCGCAGCATTAGATGCTTTACTTTACGACGACAACGGTCAGGAAGATAATCTAGGGATACAACGTACTTGTAGCGAATGGGTAGGACCTTGCGCAACAGGTGGCAATTGTTCAAGTTTATATAACGTAGATACCAATGCAATTGGAGATGAAGTCATAAATTTAGATGGACTACATTATGCCAATTTAGATACAGAAAACATCTATACCACTGGCGATTTTACACAAGGCTTTTCTGTATATGCAAAATTTAGTCCAAGCAACCCTTTAAGGACTGCAACTACTCAGTATCTCTATGCTATGGGTAATTTAGACGGCAGTAGTATCAACGATGGTTGGGGTTTACGCTTTATACCAGACAACGAAAACCCAGCTATAGAACTGGTCGTAAATGCCAATGCAGTAGTTCAAACGTATAAAATTCCATTAGCTGATTGGCTTTTAACAAACCCGAATATTTGGATAGAATGTCTAGTGGTAAAAAATAACAACAAACTCGTGGCACTTGTAAAAAACAACAGTACCAACCAACTTAAACGAGAAAGCATCACCTTATACAATAAGGCGATGTCTATTTCTGCTCCCACAACACTGGGTGGAGTAGCCTGGAGTACTTATGATAATTTTAATGGAAAAATAGACCAATTTATCTTTTGGGATACTCCATTGAATGAAAGAGATCAAGATATCTTCATGGATGTAGAAAATACGATAAGCCCAACAGGTGCTGAAATTTGTGAGGCTATAGCAGATAAAACGTTAATTTCCATTCAAAATACTAGTGCAGATAGATACGATGTAGAAACGCCACCTGTTGGAGCAGATCCTAATAGCCCTCCAACCAATCCAAATGCTCATGATTTAGCACTACAAAATGGCGAATATGTTCCACAAGGAGCAAACTCTTGGGAAGGGTATTATATAAATTCACTTTTTCAAGACAATAATCCTATTGAAGGTGAAAATGAAGTGACTATTTTGCAAGTACCAAAGCCCTATATGATGTCAAGAGCATATACCTCTTTAGGAGGGAGTTCATTTCCTAATCCAGAGGGAGGAGATGATGATGATGACTTTGATAATGATCCGGCGAACAACTATGCGCCTCTCATTCCTCAACCATCGGATAATCTTGGATTTGACCCACAAAACCCAAACACTTGGAATTACTGGGCAGAGTTAGATAAATTAAATAGTGAAATACAACAACTCATTAGAGAATGGCGTAAAGTAAGTAGTACAGCAGGTGTTAACTTTATAATTACAGCCAATGATAACGATAGGCAAATTTTCAAATCTTTTGCCAACCATATAAATACCTTTAGTGGTGCACTCAATATCGTTAGAGGCGAAGAAAAGATATCTGACTATTTGTATTTGTTGTATTCATGGGATCAAGAGTACGGTATACTCAATAACATACCTCAAGTCAATGTCTATCGAACGTTGTTGCGTTATGTGATCAATTACCATAGTTTTTTCGATCAATTAGCCGACTGTTACCAACAAGGGGAATGCGAGATAGACCTTACGGATAATTTAACAACCATAGCTTTAGATTGGTTTGGAGTGATTGTACCTGATACGGTTATCAAGCGTGTTATAAATACTGTATTTACCTTAACAGGATTGCCAGATGTCGGAAAAGTAGCTGTTATTTATCAATCTAAAGGATCGAATAACGAAGTAACTGTGGGTGTTAAACACGATGGAAGCTTGTATTTTGAGACGAAATTAAATAATGTGGTTAGAGATATACAATCGGTTATGAAAATTCCACTAAATAAAGAGGTAGAAATTACTACGACATTTAATGATGGTATGATGACAGCAAGTATAGGCGGTATTCCTATACAAGATACAGCTATCCATCCCGAAGAAAGTATAAATTATACAAATTTCACCGAAGATGGAAATGGCTCGTGTGTTGGAGGTCCTTGTAACACGACAACTACAACTTTGGTTGACGCAGACGTCAAAATTAATAGGATTTTTGTTTTAAACGAAACACTGAGTCAATTAGAAAAGTTAAACATCACCAATTGTACACTTACAAATAGCAATGCTCCAAACTCCAGTAGAGATTCAGACAACCAAACTGTAAAAATTGATACAGAACAAGACGCTACAGAAGATACCAAAGTTCAAACCGTTTTTGCTCTTTTTCCAAACCCAGTTAAAGAAGAGCTCAACATTATGCTAGAAGTTCAACAAGAAGGTCTTATGGAGGTAGAAATATTTGATATGACTGGAAGAAAAGTGTATACCCAATCTTGGTCAGAGATAGATAAGGGACACCATCTCATTACCTTACGACAGCTTAACCTTAGTGATGGGAGTTATATTGTGAAAATAAAAGCTGGAGATATAAATCGTACTGAACAAATTATTATTAAAAGATAA
- a CDS encoding TonB-dependent receptor domain-containing protein, whose amino-acid sequence MNKKVILQLLLFLCFTVSAQTNIKGIVLEKDTKQPLEFAEVILIAKKSSNIKGTITDEKGNFQLNPSIGSYNLQIIYVGKVLYDISLEVTNELIDLGIIEVVNSQKLDEITITAKKRLIQRKVDRLVFNVENSIQASQGNATDLLAITPSINVQNNAITMLGKSDMAVMINESLVQLSGEELVNYLKSLRSEDIKNIEVFSIPPAKYEALGSSGIININLKKSKKDSWSASIGGNYLQRVYPSASLMSSFNYNKNKLSVTSSLNYDKGSWFTDQENYTFFPDELWNRKSPYRAKYERYHGRFGVNYDLTSKWTIGAQYGFNNSMYLLDENSSTAISETANNQLVRSLRSQVDTDQDRLIHTINLNNTYAIDTLGKRVSLNLDYFTFNNSDDISYTGNSTIFSPNTESFYAGINTNTQKIKNISGKLDIDYPTKWIDLDFGLKVTESKTSNDIFSFNSGIVDDPVLSFPLERNNFDYDENVQAVYISGTKKINKFWQAKLGFRLELTQTETFTQNTNSSTENDYEKLFPTFYVSYKPNDNATYSFSYGKRINRPQFYFLNPNSYFTSPFQVREGNPFLQPAFIDNFEFNFTYKKLNSKLYFSQEQDVFAQIHIPDENTNLTRLTVANYIDTKRFGLSESYTFSPFSWWESSTFFDLNYVIFDSDINITEEENTGFNSRISTYNDFNLNKEKTLRCNVNYWYNFANVDGIYNNRAISSLSFAIQYLLLNKNLDISLRANDIFKTQYFDYESRVNGIFQRERYYDDAQSLQLSITYKFGNNNISVATKETGNEEEKRRTGN is encoded by the coding sequence ATGAATAAGAAAGTAATCTTACAATTATTACTATTTTTATGTTTTACTGTAAGCGCACAAACTAACATTAAAGGGATTGTTTTAGAAAAAGACACGAAACAACCTTTAGAATTTGCCGAGGTAATATTAATTGCTAAAAAATCTTCAAATATTAAAGGAACAATAACAGATGAGAAAGGAAATTTTCAATTAAATCCATCAATAGGTAGTTATAATTTACAGATAATATATGTTGGAAAAGTCCTATATGATATAAGTTTAGAAGTTACGAACGAACTTATAGATCTTGGAATCATAGAAGTTGTTAATTCTCAAAAATTAGATGAAATTACGATCACAGCAAAGAAGCGGTTAATTCAACGAAAAGTAGATCGTTTAGTCTTTAATGTTGAAAACTCAATACAAGCATCTCAAGGAAACGCTACAGACCTTCTAGCAATAACACCAAGTATAAATGTTCAAAATAATGCCATAACAATGCTTGGTAAAAGCGATATGGCAGTAATGATTAATGAAAGTCTTGTTCAACTTTCTGGAGAAGAACTTGTTAACTACTTGAAGTCATTACGATCTGAGGATATAAAAAATATAGAAGTTTTTAGCATACCACCTGCTAAATATGAAGCATTAGGCAGTAGTGGAATCATTAACATCAATTTAAAGAAATCAAAAAAAGATTCTTGGAGTGCATCAATAGGAGGAAACTATCTTCAAAGAGTATATCCTAGTGCAAGTTTAATGAGTAGTTTTAATTACAACAAAAATAAGCTTAGTGTTACCTCTTCTTTAAACTATGACAAAGGTTCTTGGTTTACAGATCAAGAAAATTACACATTCTTTCCAGATGAATTATGGAATAGAAAATCACCATACAGAGCAAAATATGAAAGATATCATGGGCGATTTGGAGTAAATTACGACCTTACTTCCAAATGGACTATAGGGGCTCAATATGGATTCAATAATAGCATGTATTTGTTAGATGAAAACTCATCCACGGCTATTTCTGAAACTGCAAACAACCAACTCGTAAGATCCTTGCGATCGCAAGTAGATACAGATCAAGATCGTTTAATTCACACTATTAATTTAAACAATACCTATGCTATTGATACTTTAGGAAAAAGAGTATCATTAAATCTTGATTATTTTACATTTAACAATTCTGATGACATATCATATACTGGGAATTCTACTATTTTCTCGCCAAATACAGAAAGTTTCTATGCGGGAATCAACACAAATACTCAGAAAATAAAAAATATATCAGGAAAATTAGATATTGATTATCCAACCAAATGGATAGATTTAGATTTTGGACTCAAAGTAACTGAATCAAAAACTAGTAATGATATTTTTTCTTTTAACAGCGGAATCGTAGATGATCCTGTGCTCAGTTTTCCTCTAGAACGTAATAATTTTGACTATGATGAAAATGTACAGGCAGTGTATATTTCTGGAACTAAAAAAATTAACAAATTCTGGCAGGCCAAATTAGGATTTAGGTTAGAATTGACGCAAACAGAAACGTTTACTCAAAACACAAATAGTTCTACAGAAAATGACTATGAAAAGTTATTTCCTACCTTTTATGTATCGTACAAACCCAACGATAATGCAACGTACTCATTCAGTTATGGCAAAAGGATAAATAGGCCTCAATTTTATTTTCTAAACCCAAATAGTTACTTTACAAGTCCATTTCAAGTACGAGAAGGAAACCCTTTTTTACAACCAGCATTTATAGATAATTTCGAATTTAATTTCACCTACAAAAAGCTAAACAGCAAACTCTATTTTAGTCAAGAACAAGATGTGTTTGCTCAAATACATATCCCTGATGAAAATACAAATTTAACTCGCTTAACCGTAGCTAATTACATAGATACTAAACGATTTGGTTTATCTGAAAGCTATACATTTAGTCCCTTTAGTTGGTGGGAAAGCAGTACCTTTTTTGACCTCAACTATGTCATTTTTGACTCTGATATCAACATCACAGAAGAGGAAAATACAGGATTCAATTCAAGAATATCAACATATAATGATTTTAATTTAAACAAAGAAAAAACCTTGCGATGCAATGTCAATTATTGGTATAATTTTGCCAATGTTGATGGTATTTACAATAACAGAGCGATAAGTTCATTATCCTTTGCAATTCAATACCTATTGCTCAATAAAAACCTGGATATTTCATTAAGAGCGAATGATATATTTAAAACTCAATATTTTGATTATGAATCAAGAGTTAATGGTATTTTTCAAAGAGAAAGATACTATGACGATGCTCAATCCCTTCAACTTTCCATAACATATAAGTTTGGTAACAACAATATAAGCGTAGCGACCAAAGAAACTGGAAACGAAGAAGAAAAAAGACGTACTGGAAATTAA